The genome window CGCCCTCCACACCTTCACACTCCACCCTGCACACAGCCATCCCTTCCTGCTGGTCCGTACAGTCAGTTCTCTGAACTGGGATCACATCACACTCTTCTTGATCAACCAGAGACTTCAAAATCCACCTGTCTTTCCGTTTGTTTCTCAGGAAAGTTTGGTTCTTTGAGAGTTTGGAGTTGCAAAGATTGGAGCTTAAGATGGGTTTTGGGTGAGCATTAGTGGGTTTTCTGGGTTTGGAGTTTGGGAGAGGGAGGAAGCTCTGGGGAGCTATGGAGTGGATGGAAGCCATGGCCGTTGCTGCGACTGAGTTGGGAGAGACCGAGTTGAGTCTAAAACTTTGTATCTGCCTATTTGTTTCTCCGCGTTGGAACGGTGAAGACGATTGGTTTTAACATGTTAGTTGCCTATTTGTGGTGGGGGTTATGATCATGTGTTTTGGAGTGTATGATTTTACTTTCATATCACCGTCCGATTTGAACCGTTGCTTCGAGATGAACAGTTATTAGGGGTTTTGAGTCTGATCATTGGTAGAAGTAATGGGGTGTAGAATGTTATTGTGAGGTGTGATGTTGACGATCTTTATTTTGTGGGTGAATCGTGATGAAATGCAGTCCACATAAGAAAGGTAATTgtttgataataaaaaaattcgacaaattaataaattaacaaatacGAACACGCGGAAGTTGACCTTCGCATTTccggttgaccaaaaaaaaaaacaccttcGCATTTCCAAGGGAAACGGTGTCGTAGGATGTTATGCAAGCAAGTTATACAACGTCGGCCTGgttgccaaaataaaaataaagcttattatcacaaaacgtccctaaggtttatgaaactatcagattgcatctttaatttttttttttttttcacttatggtcctcaaggttagtatgtgcaatcacaaatagTCCCTGCCattaggttctgtcaaaaactcggttagtttgctgacgtggcatacatatatatcacaaaatattcctgaggtttacacaccTATCACGAATGgtccttatgaaatttttaaattttttaaatttaaacttcataaaaattttgttttctttttaaaattttatgaattataattattttaaaaaatatattaaattttaaatacatgtgacactatattattgtagatgttggctccatatatatgtcacatcaacaaactaatgaagtttttaaaaaataattttaaattcataaaatttaaaaatgagaaaaactaaaggtttagggttcataaatggtcctcaagattaaaatccttctataaatgattttttcatttataaataattttaaaaagaaaaccaaaattttatgaattttaaattaaaaaataaaaattatgaaactatcagattgcatctttaattttttttttttttcacttatggtcctcaaggttagtatgtacaatcacaaatggtccctgccattaggttctgtcaaaaactcggttagtttgctgacgtggcatacatatatatcacaaaatattcctgaggtttacacacttatcacaagaGAAGGCAAGGGAAGCCACGCCATGCggcaaggcaaggcaaggcaaAGCAGGCCACACAATGTCAAGGAAAATCTAAGATACAACGTTGAAATACCTAGTGTTGCGTCGCTAGCATGGACTTCCAAAACTCAGTTTTTCTGGAAGAACAGGATAAAAAGTTTGAGACGAAATTAGAGCATTGTCCAGCCAACAATGGTAAAAACAAAGAACCAAAGGTAATGCTCTGCCAAATCTTTGAAGACGGatgaaaatggaaacttaCTAGATAGAAGGACAACAATAacagttttcaattttcacaCGAGAAACTCGAACTTCAAATGGAAACAGCATAATTTAAGTGACACATGAAAccagaaagaagaagaaaaaaagatgcaCAAACTTGACAGCACAACCTGCACCAAGAAAATCAGGCTGCTTCCTCCTAAAATACAACAAATACAAGGAATGAAAGGGAATCCTGATTGACAAGAGAGTAAATCACTTCTCATCTGGCAATACAAGACGATCTTGACCGTCGATCAGCTTTGCAGATTGAATCACATCTCCTGTTTTTATCTGTGAGAGAATCTCTCTCCCAGCAGTTGCATATCTGCATATTTTATACATGTATAATCACTAATtagcaaaaaggaaaaaccctGCATATTTTTATCCAAGCCCTGAGTTTGGTTAACTACAAGAACAGTTTAGGAATAAAAAAGCACGTACCCAAAAACTGAGAATTCTCCTTCATCAAAAGATAACCCTCCCAAGCCAGCCTATAAGATAAAGGTACATGTACATCAGATGacacaaaaaggaagaagaaaacaacaatGTCACTGTAAGATGGAAGAATCATGAAACATCTGATGGATTTGAACTTCTAAAACTTAATGGTTACTCTAAAGCTTTTCAGAATCCCAGTTCTTTGATTAACTTAAACTTACATTTCTTTTATCATAAAGATAGAAGAAAAACTGATACGGCGATGAGTACTCCTCATTGACTTCACCATGCGCCATAGCAACAGCTCCATAAACAGATAGTGGAAGAGTTGGCAATTCCCCATCCTTCCATGAGGGgaggaaccaaaaaaaaagtaaatgtgaatcaactattcaaaataattacgTACGGGAAAATCATTTTGTTGATCGCAATTGATGGAGTTGTAATAGCATGAAGCATAAAGATACCTGCACATCTAATTTTGTTCTGTACAAGGGCTCAAATTGCCCAGATGGCTTTATCTCTAGAGGAACACTATAACCATTGTTCTTGTCAAGACCGTTGTCTGAAAGAACAGCTTGGTCGGTAGAGCGGAGCTTTGCCCCATTGTATGCCTCATCAATTATCTGAAGATATGCAAATTTAGATTGTTTAAGCACACTTCACCGAGGTAAATTCATATGAAAGTCACAAGCACTATTAGAACCAAAGACTCAAACTTAGATAGCATCGTTATGAGAAAATTGGAAGATAAAGTCACATTGCTCAGCCTCTTTTTCTGGCCACTTCTAGTTGATGTTTGGATTAACCACAGCGGCGATGAAGCCAAAATACAAGAATAAGCAACATTCATGCACAGAATATAGAAAATTTCATGAGGCCAATGTGAGGTTCAACTACCTTACCAGTTTAGCGAAATTCCCTGCTGTTAATGGTGCTGAATATCCATCTATAACAACCTGAGCAAAAGTTAACGATCAGTTTACATCAAATTAATAATACTGGCGATCaacattcattttttttctataatgATCAACATTAAGTATGTATTTTCACACAATTGAATGTTGCTTCCAATAGTCGCCTGTGGGTGCCCAGCCCAGGCATCCATTTTGGATACTAGATACTGGTCTATTCATTGCCATGCTCCGCACCCAGAAATCAAATACTGGAGCAGGTATATTAGGTCTCTCGAGTCTTGATTGggtgaaaatatttttcaaataacaCTATTAACAAAAATACTGACTCATTCATTAAGAATCTGAACACGACAGAACTTAAGATCATCATTCTTCTATAAAATATGAGATATGTTATACCTGAATTTTGACAGTCTTTCTTGGTTCACCACCGGCTTCAGGAGAAAATGTTGAACCATCACCTTTCTCTATAGTCAATTCAACAATTCCTCTCCCTGTAAGCCTACAagtattaaaagaaaatattgataTTCTACTTACAGCACAGATGATGTCATTGCAAAGCCTATTTATCGCACATGTAGAGGTCATTCAAACATAGGTTTGGTAAGTCAGTTGTATGTCAAAGAGAGAGCGGAACATGGAGACCAAACTTCAATCTCAAACATATACCCAAGTCTAAACAAATTATACAAGACTGATATGAAAGACAGATGGAGTCATATTTTAACCCTTGTAAAACAGACCAATACAGCTTCCCTTGGACATCCAGAAAACTCATATATATTTCAAGTTTGTCCCTTTGCATCATTATACTCCATAGTCTAGGGATCCATGCTACATATAAAACAACCAGCTCCAAAGAACCCACTTCAAAAGTTTTAGACAACCACTGGGACCTTAGGGATGGATGGGCCAACAATATATATCAGGCTAACACCCTCCTTTACACACAACCCATCCCGGacttggagagagagagagaaatacaGACAGAAACATAGGTGCATCCCCATCCTGCACCTTGCAAATCAGCAAAGAAGTGGGGAATGGAGATTACAGGTTTCAAACCTAGGATCTTCTGCAATCAGAGATCTGATATCGTGTTAGTCTTAGACAACCACTGGACCCCAACTTAAACTATTAGGGATCGGACCGAGAATGTATATGTAGCTAACAAAAAGATCATAATCAGCTACATTAACAAAATTCTAAATGATTTTTATGATGGCTAATGtatccaaaatttgaattatacATCTACATAGGTTTGTTAGAGAACTGTTTGAATTGACCAGGACTAAAAAAgttaatttttgtatttcagtggaatgaaatatttttgtatttcaGTGGAATGAAATATCATCCCccagaaagagaaagagatatcatttaggaaaaaaaaaaaaaaccaattgagACAGAACTGACCTTGGGTATCTCTGGTATTGCTCGGGTAACAAAAATGACAAGCCTGGAGCCTGTTGAGAAGAATCAAATATCAAGTTGTGATTTTAGACATGTCACATTGTCCTAACAATATAATTAACTCCCACAGGCAAAAGATATTAAAAATGCAGGTTTCCATATAGCATGACTGCAGCAGTAATTTTCTAGGAATTATATATAGAATCATGCTATGCTTTTGATGAGGCTTCCATATGTTGATTCCTTTGTATAATAGTTATTTGTATAAAAGAGTAATCCAATGGTATAGATTGGTTGTATTACCTGTAATAACTCCAGCTCAGCAATGGTATCCAGTGAAGATGCGAGGCCTACTGATACTTTATCTGGGTCCTTATCCTTTATACATGCAAGAAGAGCTTGCAATCCATTCTGAAAACTAAGAGAAATTAAACAACATTCTTACAGTTGCTGCAGTGTACCATAATAACCTATTTGTCATAACTATGTCAAGTAACATGCAGAGCCATACATCTATTCTcctgtttcttttcttctccataGTTTCTTATGGGCATCTAGGATATAGAAAGTG of Prunus dulcis chromosome 4, ALMONDv2, whole genome shotgun sequence contains these proteins:
- the LOC117624509 gene encoding peptidyl-prolyl cis-trans isomerase CYP37, chloroplastic, producing the protein MAFPLSSAIISHKLSFNVSIAPSTRRSNLKPTHFIFCFNGKDPERSGRSRVHCLPKNNHLKELKDQHGTLTNSYISTRGHTNKLQSLIAVILVFVQISSPLPLVGWDVLPISPANAVLYSPDTKVPRTGELALRRAIPANTNMKTIQDSLEEILYLLRIPQRKPYGTMEGNVKKALKIATDEKDSILASIPTDLREKGSTLYASLIDGKNGLQALLACIKDKDPDKVSVGLASSLDTIAELELLQAPGLSFLLPEQYQRYPRLTGRGIVELTIEKGDGSTFSPEAGGEPRKTVKIQVVIDGYSAPLTAGNFAKLIIDEAYNGAKLRSTDQAVLSDNGLDKNNGYSVPLEIKPSGQFEPLYRTKLDVQDGELPTLPLSVYGAVAMAHGEVNEEYSSPYQFFFYLYDKRNAGLGGLSFDEGEFSVFGYATAGREILSQIKTGDVIQSAKLIDGQDRLVLPDEK